The genomic stretch GGACGTTACAACGACATGATTAAAGACATTGACTAAAAGAGAGAAGAGAGAAAAAAGCTATGATGTTAAAACCTTCTATTGACACTTTGCTTGATAAAGTGCCATCAAAATACTCACTTTGCATTCTTCAAGCTAAACGCGCTCACGAACTTGAAGCTGGTGCAAAACCAACTCAAGAATTCAAATCAGTAAAAGCTACTTTGCAAGCTCTTGAAGAAATTGAATCTGGTAACGTTGTTATCCACCCAGATCCAGAAGCAAAACGTGCTGCTGTACATGCTCGTATCGAAGCAGAACGCTTGGCGAAAGAAGAAGAAGAACGTAAAATCAAAGAACAAATCGCTAAAGAAA from Streptococcus ruminicola encodes the following:
- the rpoZ gene encoding DNA-directed RNA polymerase subunit omega; the encoded protein is MMLKPSIDTLLDKVPSKYSLCILQAKRAHELEAGAKPTQEFKSVKATLQALEEIESGNVVIHPDPEAKRAAVHARIEAERLAKEEEERKIKEQIAKEKEEGEKI